The following coding sequences lie in one Apteryx mantelli isolate bAptMan1 chromosome 6, bAptMan1.hap1, whole genome shotgun sequence genomic window:
- the LCT gene encoding lactase/phlorizin hydrolase, translating to MELVCKTVFSFLLLASPSFGIDGDLVQNFIAIAGPLPSELGNSLHLQNQVLPKEAQDPGGSEAHEHLCQQDPAASELPLRLSHLRGAGVTHYKVFLPWACLLPEGDAGKPDEAQVQRYRELLETLAAASLRPAVVLHRQRVPSAVAARAGRGASSAFADLFVEYAEFSFRSFGALVDVWLTFSDLPEVLESLPYGDRRERARALADAHERAYRVYHEKYSPADGKLSIALGMDHVLDSTSSELLSFCLQDSLDFLSLDLHYNCGNETDFYMKLGEFQNIWKDTEILLFSLKFLDCSSMEENPFIPVASIVTAINKEKARTIGYDVNEFLDFSSNHVLSITNTLQEKPVAVLAPRSYQTVWEMFANQPELERDSFLQDVFPSGFLWGTSTGAFNIEGAWAEDGKGESIWDQFGHEGHVYMNQTTDVACDSYYKSSYDVYLLRGLQPQLYKFSISWSRIFPAGVRNGFNSKGVDYYSQLISNLLDSNIEPMVTLFHWDLPQALQVLGGWQNESIIEAFVDYADFCFATFGHQVKFWITFHEPWVISYAGYGTGEHPPGITDPGVASYKVAHTILKAHAKVWHLYNDRYRSQQLGKVGLVLNSDWAEPKTPTNSEDVRASERYLQFMLGWFAHPIFVNGDYPDILKAQIQEVNQQCSTTVAQLPLFTEEEKSWVKGTADFFGLSHYTSRLVSAGTNSTCTPGYESIGNFSLHVDPSWPQAASSWIHVVPWGLRRLLKFVSQEYTGTKIPIYIAGNGMPTQDGGDVINDTLRVDYFRRYINEALKAVKLDTVDVQSYITRSLVDGFEGPAGYSLKFGLHYVNFEDSNRPRTPKASAYFYSSVIEKNGFPSKALDKFSTPVTFELPMSSRLPNLPASEVPSKAKVVWEKFSSQTKFERDMYFYGTFPEDFMWGVSTSAYQIEGGWDADGKGPSIWDTFTHVPGNINNNDTGDIACDSYNKVEEDLYLLRALGVKNYRFSLSWPRIFPNGRNNSINSHGVDYYNRLINGLVARNITPMVTLYHWDLPQALQDIGGWENSTLIELFDSFADFCFQTFGDRVKFWLTFNEPHVVAWVGYGIGIFPPNVNDPGDAPYRVAHTLLKAHARVYHTYDRKYRASQGGIISLSLNVDWAEPKTPSDPRDIEAADRYMQFLLGWFAHPIFKNGDYPDVMKWTVGNRSELQNLPSSRLPVFTAEEREYIRGTADVFCFNTYTSKIVTHTTTRLRPFSYEYDQEISVTVDSSWPSSALAEHRAVAWGMRRLLNWIKEEYENPPIYITENGVGIKTKSDVDDNARIFYYKTYIDEALKAYKLDGVNLRGYVAWSFMDDFEWLSGYDPRFGLHQVDFDNPNRPRTPKRSAVYYSEIIRNNGIPLPRDDGFLYGEFPKNFFWSVATAAYQIEGAWRADGKGLSVWDQYSHTPLKIGNDENGDVACDSYHKIEEDVEMLKSLKVSHYRFSISWPRVLPDGTTSYVNEMGLNYYERLIDALLAANIKPQVTIYHWDLPQALQNVGGWENDTIVQRFKEYAEFLFQRLGDRVKFWITLNEPYNVAHYGYGTGTAAPGISLRPGRAPYVVAHNLIKAHAEAWHVYNETYRAKQGGIISLAINTDWAEPRNPGKQEDHEAARRFMQFLAGWFAHPIFKNGDYHEVMKTRIRERSLAQGLTKSRLPEFTESEKQRIKGTYDFFGLNHYTTVLVYNLNYPAAVASYDSDRGVASVTDRSWLGSGSFWLNVTPFGFRKLLKWITDEYNGPPIYVTENGISERGAVNFNDTWRIHYLKSYINEALKASLIDNVDLRGYAAWTLMDNFEWAVGFAEKFGFYYVNRTDPSLPRLPKASTRFYAQLISCNGFPDPANGPHPCLEPEPEVTPPGTTPGLAGSVRFLGLDLTSQSAEIALYVLFALSGIGALGLVLFSYKYGKRFKRAQSHIKLSKM from the exons ATGGAGCTGGTCTgtaagacagtcttctcttttctcctgttAGCCTCTCCCAGCTTTGGGATAGACGGAGATTTAGTTCAGAATTTTATTGCCATTGCTGGACCGCTACCCAGCGAGCTAGGAAATAGTTTGCATCTGCAGAACCAAGTCCTACCCAAAGAAGCTCAGGACCCTGGTGGGAGCGAAGCCCATGAGCACCTGTGCCAACAAGATCCGGCGGCTTCCGAGCTGCCCCTGCGCCTCTCCCACCTTCGTGGAGCCGGGGTGACGCACTACAAGGTCTTCCTGCCGTGGGCATGCCTCCTGCCGGAGGGGGACGCCGGGAAGCCGGACGAAGCCCAAGTGCAGCGGTACCGGGAGCTGCTCGAGACGCTGGCTGCGGCGAGCCTGCGGCCGGCGGTAGTTCTGCATCGGCAGCGGGTGCCCAGCGCCGTGGCCGctcgggccgggcgcggggcatCCAGTGCCTTTGCTGACCTGTTTGTGGAATATGCCGAGTTCAGCTTCCGCTCTTTTGGGGCCCTGGTGGACGTGTGGCTCACCTTCAGCGACCTGCCGGAGGTGCTCGAGAGCCTGCCTTACGGCGACCGCCGGGAGCGGGCGCGGGCCCTGGCTGACGCTCACGAGAGAGCGTATCGAGTCTACCACGAGAAATACTCGCCGGCAG ATGGAAAACTGTCCATTGCTTTAGGAATGGATCACGTCTTGGATAGCACTTCATCAGAGCTGCTGTCATTTTGTCTTCAG GATTCATTAGACTTTCTGTCTCTCGATCTCCATTACAACTGTGGAAATGAAACGGATTTCTACATGAAGTTGGGTGAATTCCAG AATATCTGGAAGGACACGGAGATTTTGCTCTTTAGTCTGAAATTCCTTGATTGTAGTTCCATGGAAGAGAATCCATTCATACCAGTGGCTTCTATTGTCACAG ccatTAATAAAGAAAAGGCACGTACAATTGGTTATGATGTTAATGAATTCTTGGACTTCTCATCAAATCATGTTTTAAG CATAACAAATACTCTACAGGAGAAGCCAGTTGCTGTTCTTGCCCCCCGCTCCTATCAAACCGTTTGGGAAATGTTTGCTAACCAGCCTGAATTGGAGAGGGATTCTTTTCTGCAGGATGTTTTTCCAAGTGGTTTCCTCTGGGGCACATCCACAGGTGCCTTTAACATTGAAGGAGCTTGGGCAGAGGATGGGAAAggagagagcatctgggatcaGTTTGGGCATGAAGGCCATGTCTACATGAATCAAACAACAGATGTGGCATGTGACAGCTACTATAAAAGCAGCTATGATGTTTACCTGCTCAGGGGTCTTCAGCCCCAACTGTATAAATTTTCTATATCGTGGTCCAGAATTTTCCCTGCTGGCGTCAGGAATGGCTTCAACTCCAAGGGCGTGGATTATTATAGCCAATTAATCAGCAACTTGCTAGACTCTAACATTGAGCCCATGGTGACTCTGTTCCACTGGGACCTCCCACAAGCTCTGCAGGTTCTCGGTGGCTGGCAGAATGAAAGCATCATAGAAGCTTTTGTAGACTATGCAGACTTCTGCTTTGCCACCTTTGGACATCAAGTCAAGTTCTGGATTACTTTCCATGAGCCTTGGGTTATCAGCTACGCTGGCTATGGCACCGGGGAGCATCCTCCAGGAATCACTGACCCAGGGGTAGCATCTTACAAG GTGGCTCACACAATTCTCAAGGCTCATGCCAAGGTCTGGCACCTGTATAATGACAGATACCGTTCTCAGCAGCTGGGAAAGGTAGGGCTGGTGCTGAATTCGGATTGGGCTGAACCCAAGACTCCAACCAACTCTGAGGACGTGAGAGCATCTGAGAGGTACCTGCAGTTCATGCTTGGCTGGTTTGCTCACCCTATATTTGTTAACGGTGATTACCCAGATATCCTGAAGGCTCAGATCCAGGAAGTAAACCAGCAGTGCTCCACAACAGTTGCCCAGCTGCCTCTCTTTACTGAGGAGGAGAAGTCCTGGGTGAAAGGGACTGCCGATTTCTTTGGTCTTTCTCATTACACTTCCCGCCTGGTTAGTGCCGGGACTAACAGCACCTGCACTCCAGGCTACGAGAGCATTGGGAACTTCTCCCTGCATGTAGATCCGTCGTGGCCACAGGCTGCCTCCTCTTGGATCCATGTGGTCCCTTGGGGATTAAGAAGGCTGCTGAAATTTGTGTCCCAGGAATACACAGGGACAAAGATCCCAATTTACATAGCAGGAAACGGTATGCCAACACAAGATGGAGGGGATGTTATTAATGACACTCTGCGAGTGGACTATTTCCGCCGGTACATCAATGAGGCTCTAAAAG CGGTAAAACTAGATACGGTGGATGTTCAGTCATACATTACTCGATCGCTGGTTGATGGCTTTGAAGGCCCAGCAGGGTACAGCCTAAAATTTGGACTACATTATGTGAATTTTGAAGATAGCAACAGACCAAGGACCCCCAAGGCATCTGCTTATTTCTACTCCAGTGTTATTGAAAAGAATGGCTTCCCATCCAAAGCCTTGGACAAATTTTCTACTCCCGTGACATTTGAGCTACCCATGTCATCGAGATTGCCAAATTTACCAGCATCTGAAGTTCCCTCGAAGGCAAAGGTTGTCTGGGAGAAATTTTCATCCCAAACCAAGTTTGAAAGGGATATGTACTTCTATGGCACCTTCCCAGAGGACTTTATGTGGGGTGTGTCTACTTCTGCCTACCAGATAGAAGGAGGTTGGGATGCTGATGGCAAAGGACCCAGCATTTGGGATACTTTCACCCATGTCCCAGGGAACATAAATAATAATGATACTGGAGATATAGCTTGTGATAGCTACAACAAAGTGGAGGAAGATCTTTACCTGCTGAGAGCCTTAGGGGTAAAGAACTACCGTTTCTCTCTGTCGTGGCCTCGGATTTTCCCTAATGGAAGGAACAATTCAATAAACAGCCATGGAGTTGACTACTATAACCGTCTCATTAATGGATTGGTTGCAAGAAACATCACTCCAATGGTCACGCTGTACCACTGGGACCTGCCACAAGCTCTCCAGGACATTGGTGGCTGGGAGAACAGTACACTGATCGAACTGTTTGATAGTTTTGCAGACTTCTGTTTCCAGACCTTTGGGGACAGGGTGAAGTTCTGGCTTACGTTCAATGAACCCCACGTCGTTGCCTGGGTCGGCTATGGCATTGGGATATTTCCACCCAATGTCAATGACCCTGGCGACGCTCCCTACAGGGTTGCGCACACCCTACTGAAAGCTCACGCCAGGGTCTACCACACATATGATCGCAAATACAGAGCAAGTCAGGGAGGGATCATTTCTCTGAGCCTTAATGTCGACTGGGCTGAGCCGAAGACACCAAGTGACCCCAGGGACATAGAAGCTGCAGACAGGTACATGCAGTTTTTGTTGGGGTGGTTCGCACACCCGATCTTCAAAAATGGGGACTACCCTGATGTCATGAAATGGACAGTCGGGAACAGGAGCGAGCTCCAGAACCTGCCATCATCCCGCCTACCGGTTTTCACAGCTGAGGAGCGCGAATACATCAGGGGCACGgcagatgttttctgtttcaaCACCTACACCTCCAAAATTGTAACTCATACAACAACCCGGCTGAGGCCCTTCTCTTATGAGTATGACCAGGAAATTTCAGTAACGGTTGACAGCTCCTGGCCTTCCTCAGCTCTTGCTGAACATCGGGCTGTGGCCTGGGGGATGAGGAGGCTGCTGAACTGGATCAAAGAGGAATATGAAAATCCCCCAATATACATCACTGAGAACGGGGTAGGGATAAAGACCAAGTCGGATGTTGATGACAATGCCAGGATATTTTACTACAAAACGTACATTGATGAAGCTCTAAAAG CTTACAAACTGGATGGTGTTAATCTGCGAGGATACGTCGCTTGGTCtttcatggatgactttgaaTGGTTGAGTGGGTATGATCCAAGGTTTGGATTGCACCAGGTTGATTTTGATAATCCCAACAGGCCAAGAACCCCAAAGCGCTCTGCTGTGTACTATTCAGAAATCATCCGCAATAATGGTATCCCGTTGCCCAGAGACGATGGTTTTCTATACGGAGAGTTTCCAAAGAACTTTTTTTGGAGTGTAGCAACTGCAGCATATCAG ATTGAGGGAGCATGGAGAGCAGATGGGAAAGGACTTAGCGTTTGGGATCAATATTCTCACACTCCCTTGAAAATCGGCAATGATGAGAATGGAGACGTAGCCTGTGACAGCTACCACAAGATTGAGGAGGATGTGGAAATGCTGAAGAGCCTCAAGGTGTCTCACTATCGCTTTTCAATCTCCTGGCCACGTGTTCTCCCGGATGGGACTACCAGCTATGTCAATGAAATGGGACTGAACTACTACGAAAGGTTAATCGATGCTCTTCTGGCGGCTAACATTAAGCCTCAG GTAACTATTTATCACTGGGACCTCCCGCAGGCGCTGCAGAACGTCGGGGGGTGGGAGAATGACACTATCGTTCAGAGGTTTAAGGAGTACGCTGAGTTCCTTTTCCAGAGACTGGGAGATAGAGTGAAATTTTGGATAACCCTCAACGAACCCTACAACGTTGCGCACTATGGCTACGGCACGGGCACGGCGGCGCCAG GTATCTCCCTTAGGCCGGGGCGAGCCCCCTACGTAGTGGCGCACAACTTAATAAAGGCCCATGCCGAAGCCTGGCACGTGTACAACGAGACCTACCGTGCAAAACAGGGAGGAATAATTTCTCTTGCCATCAACACTGACTGGGCAGAGCCAAGGAACCCAGGCAAGCAGGAGGACCACGAAGCTGCCAGACGATTCATGCAG TTTCTTGCAGGTTGGTTTGCTCATCCTATTTTCAAAAATGGCGATTATCATGAAGTGATGAAAACGAGGATTCGGGAACGCAGTCTGGCTCAAGGCCTGACCAAGTCACG ACTGCCAGAATTTACTGAAAGTGAAAAGCAGAGAATTAAAGGCACATACGACTTCTTTGGTCTAAATCATTATACTACAGTTTTAGTATACAACTTAAACTATCCTGCTGCTGTTGCGTCCTATGACTCTGACAG GGGCGTAGCCTCAGTAACAGACCGCAGCTGGCTGGGCTCTGGCTCCTTCTGGCTAAATGTGACACCCTTCGGCTTCCGAAAGCTCTTGAAATGGATAACAGACGAGTATAACGGCCCTCCAATTTATGTGACTGAAAATGGGATTTCAGAAAGGGGAGCCGTAAACTTCAATGACACTTGGCGAATACATTACCTTAAGAGTTATATTAACGAAGCACTAAAAG CCTCTCTGATTGACAACGTTGACCTGCGAGGCTACGCCGCCTGGACACTGATGGACAACTTTGAGTGGGCAGTGGGCTTTGCCGAAAAGTTTGGGTTCTATTACGTGAATCGCACAGACCCCAGCTTGCCGCGGCTCCCCAAGGCCTCCACCAGGTTTTACGCCCAGCTCATCAGCTGCAATGGGTTTCCAGACCCAGCAAACGGCCCCCATCCCTGTCTGGAACCAGAGCCTGaag TGACACCACCAGGCACCACACCGGGGCTGGCTGGCAGCGTTCGCTTTTTGGGATTAGATTTAACATcacaaagtgcagaaatagcactgtATGTGCTTTTTGCTCTTTCTGGCATTGGAGCACTGGGTCTGGTTCTTTTCTCATATAAATATGGAAAGCGCTTCAAAAGAGCTCAATCACACATAAAACTCAGTAAAATGTaa